From Halomarina ordinaria:
CGCCCTCCTCCTCGTCGTGCCCCGGATACTCCTCGACGTCCATGTACCGTCGGGCGAGGTCGTCGATGTGCTCGACCGCTCCCTCCTCCTGGAACTCGACGACCCGCCCGCGCACGGAGACGAACCGGTAGGGGTCGTCGGGGTCGACCATGCTCACGCCCACCTTCGGGTCCTCGCTCGCGTTTCGCTCCTTTCGCCGTCCTCGGGCGGTGTTGACGAGGACCTCCTCGCGGTCGGCGTCGTAGTCGACCCACACGGGCGTCACCTGCGGCGTGCCGTCCGGCATCAGCGTCGCGAAGTG
This genomic window contains:
- a CDS encoding PPOX class F420-dependent oxidoreductase, which encodes MAIPDEFHDFFEKRTFAHFATLMPDGTPQVTPVWVDYDADREEVLVNTARGRRKERNASEDPKVGVSMVDPDDPYRFVSVRGRVVEFQEEGAVEHIDDLARRYMDVEEYPGHDEEEGARVILRISTDEVATS